In Alkalihalobacterium alkalinitrilicum, a genomic segment contains:
- the tsaD gene encoding tRNA (adenosine(37)-N6)-threonylcarbamoyltransferase complex transferase subunit TsaD, with translation MKDELILAIETSCDETSAAVIKNGVEILSNVVSSQIESHKRFGGVVPEIASRHHVEKMTYIFEAAMEEAGVTFSQLDAIAVTEGPGLVGALLMGVNAAKALAFAHDLPLIGVHHIAGHIYANRLVKEMEFPLLALVVSGGHTELIYMKEHGSFKVIGETRDDAVGEAYDKVARTLNLPYPGGPHIDKLAHAGEATIDLPRAWLEPHSYEFSFSGLKSAVINTLHNAKQRGETIEPANLAASFQESVIDVLVTKTKRATEEYEVKQLLLAGGVAANRGLRERLEGEFGHSEIDLVIPPLSLCTDNAAMIGAAASLMLKKGKFSSWALNGNPGLELETEE, from the coding sequence ATGAAGGATGAATTAATATTAGCAATTGAGACGAGCTGTGATGAAACGTCAGCAGCTGTAATTAAAAATGGAGTGGAGATACTTTCAAATGTCGTTTCGTCGCAAATTGAAAGTCACAAGCGGTTTGGTGGGGTTGTACCAGAAATAGCGTCTCGCCACCACGTTGAAAAGATGACATATATATTTGAAGCTGCAATGGAAGAAGCTGGTGTAACTTTTTCACAGTTAGATGCTATAGCGGTGACAGAAGGCCCTGGGCTTGTTGGTGCTTTACTAATGGGCGTAAATGCAGCAAAAGCACTTGCGTTTGCCCACGATCTACCTTTGATCGGCGTTCATCATATCGCAGGTCATATTTATGCAAACCGATTAGTAAAAGAAATGGAATTTCCATTACTAGCATTAGTTGTATCTGGAGGACATACAGAACTCATTTATATGAAAGAGCACGGCTCTTTTAAGGTCATTGGTGAAACGAGAGATGATGCGGTAGGAGAAGCGTATGATAAGGTAGCCCGAACGTTAAACTTGCCTTATCCAGGAGGCCCTCATATTGACAAGCTTGCTCATGCTGGTGAAGCAACAATTGATTTACCGCGAGCTTGGTTAGAGCCTCATTCATATGAGTTTAGTTTTAGTGGTTTAAAGTCAGCTGTCATAAATACACTTCATAATGCAAAACAAAGAGGAGAAACGATTGAACCTGCTAATTTAGCAGCAAGTTTCCAAGAGAGTGTTATTGACGTATTAGTCACAAAAACAAAAAGGGCAACAGAAGAATACGAAGTTAAACAACTATTATTAGCTGGTGGAGTTGCTGCTAACCGTGGGCTTCGCGAACGCTTAGAGGGTGAATTTGGCCATTCTGAAATTGATTTAGTTATTCCGCCTCTTTCACTATGTACAGATAATGCGGCGATGATTGGTGCCGCTGCTAGTTTAATGTTGAAAAAAGGTAAGTTTTCAAGTTGGGCATTGAATGGAAATCCAGGGCTTGAACTAGAAACCGAGGAATGA
- the rimI gene encoding ribosomal protein S18-alanine N-acetyltransferase, whose translation MTEPIIRFMTVNDLEQVLIVEKDAFTVPWSRTAFYNELSSNQFAHYVVMELEGVIIGYCGVWLVMDEAHITNIAILSQYRGNKYGETLLLYVMELAKMYGAIKMTLEVRVSNQAAKGLYEKLGFMSGGIRKNYYTDNLEDALVMWAVLKNEG comes from the coding sequence ATGACAGAGCCTATCATACGGTTTATGACAGTGAATGACCTCGAACAGGTTCTCATTGTTGAAAAGGATGCTTTCACGGTACCTTGGAGTCGAACCGCCTTTTATAATGAACTATCGAGTAATCAGTTTGCTCATTATGTCGTTATGGAATTGGAAGGAGTAATTATCGGTTATTGTGGCGTCTGGCTGGTAATGGACGAAGCACATATTACAAATATTGCTATTCTTTCTCAATATCGGGGGAACAAGTACGGAGAAACGTTACTTTTATATGTAATGGAACTGGCGAAAATGTATGGAGCAATAAAAATGACACTAGAAGTTCGAGTATCAAATCAAGCGGCAAAAGGATTATATGAAAAGTTAGGGTTTATGTCAGGTGGGATTAGAAAGAACTATTATACTGACAATTTAGAGGATGCATTAGTCATGTGGGCGGTGTTGAAAAATGAAGGATGA
- the tsaB gene encoding tRNA (adenosine(37)-N6)-threonylcarbamoyltransferase complex dimerization subunit type 1 TsaB, with protein MKAIAIDTTNLVMGVAIVDGEKVVGEMITNLKKNHSVRLMPAISQLMNEVGFKPSDLQRVIVAHGPGSYTGVRIGVTTAKTLAWTLNIPIVGVSSLEVLAQNGRFFNGYICPFFDARRGQVYTGLYKAVHQDVQVQEEDRLVLLKDWLETLKNLQERILFLSNDLALHEEAIKAALGNRAVFPYVSMQNPRPSELALLGLTKEPQPNTHEMVPQYLQLAEAEVKWLEAQNKGEIK; from the coding sequence ATGAAAGCAATTGCGATAGATACAACAAACTTAGTGATGGGTGTCGCCATCGTAGATGGCGAAAAAGTGGTTGGTGAAATGATCACTAATTTAAAGAAAAATCACTCGGTCCGTCTGATGCCTGCCATATCTCAATTAATGAACGAAGTTGGCTTTAAACCAAGCGATCTTCAACGAGTCATTGTTGCTCACGGACCAGGGTCGTATACTGGAGTTCGAATTGGTGTTACAACGGCTAAAACATTAGCGTGGACATTAAATATACCGATTGTAGGAGTATCTAGCCTTGAAGTACTAGCGCAAAACGGTCGATTTTTTAATGGATATATTTGTCCCTTTTTTGATGCTCGTCGTGGTCAAGTTTATACAGGTTTATATAAAGCAGTTCATCAAGATGTTCAGGTCCAAGAAGAAGATCGGCTTGTTCTTCTTAAGGACTGGCTCGAAACACTAAAAAATTTACAAGAACGCATTTTGTTTTTAAGTAACGACCTAGCGTTACACGAAGAAGCTATTAAAGCAGCACTCGGAAACCGCGCGGTGTTTCCTTATGTTTCAATGCAAAACCCTAGACCATCAGAATTAGCGCTACTCGGATTAACTAAAGAGCCCCAGCCCAATACTCATGAAATGGTTCCCCAATATTTACAACTAGCTGAAGCTGAGGTGAAATGGTTAGAGGCTCAAAATAAAGGTGAGATAAAATGA
- the tsaE gene encoding tRNA (adenosine(37)-N6)-threonylcarbamoyltransferase complex ATPase subunit type 1 TsaE, which yields MEKYTFISQSPDDTYKFGEQLAQQLMAGDVITLEGDLGAGKTSFTKGIGKGLGVQRVINSPTFTIIKEYKGSIPLYHMDVYRLEDSEEDLGFDEYFEGEGVTVVEWASRIEEMLPEERLDIYIYHNGNDKRTFELRPKGERFISLCKELL from the coding sequence ATGGAGAAATATACATTTATAAGTCAATCTCCTGATGATACATATAAATTTGGAGAACAGTTAGCGCAACAGTTAATGGCTGGTGATGTCATTACGTTAGAAGGAGATTTAGGGGCTGGAAAAACAAGTTTTACAAAAGGAATCGGTAAAGGTTTAGGCGTCCAACGTGTTATTAATAGCCCTACGTTTACGATAATTAAAGAATATAAAGGAAGTATACCGTTGTACCATATGGATGTTTATCGTCTAGAAGATAGTGAAGAAGATCTCGGTTTTGATGAATATTTTGAAGGTGAAGGTGTAACAGTCGTTGAATGGGCGAGTAGAATTGAGGAGATGTTACCAGAGGAACGCCTTGATATTTATATTTATCATAATGGAAACGATAAAAGAACATTTGAATTGCGTCCTAAAGGTGAGCGGTTTATTTCACTGTGTAAGGAGTTATTATAA
- the thiL gene encoding thiamine-phosphate kinase produces MKDEFSFINKITPKRLNQQELICGIGDDAALYRIDGDYDEVICVDTMVEDIHFRSDTMSSFHIGYKALAVNISDIAAMGGIPLFYLVSIAIPKKWDEKELFDLYEGMKKLAVQYEMDLIGGDTVSTNDKLVISVTVIGKVEKGRRLLRNKAKPGDVVFITGHVGSSAAGLHFLFQKTRDGLFTVAEKELLQAHQMPEPQVKAGRVLARSNCRLSLNDISDGLASEANEIAEASGVSLVIEKNKIPMSPFIDAVPIEKHLEWALFGGEDFQLIGTIAEVEWVKVQKQLIDEGITASVVGKVIEGKPQVFLQTDENLVELKKEGYNHFK; encoded by the coding sequence ATGAAGGACGAGTTTTCATTTATTAATAAAATAACCCCGAAACGATTAAACCAGCAAGAGTTAATCTGTGGAATAGGTGATGATGCTGCATTATATCGGATTGATGGGGATTATGATGAAGTAATCTGTGTCGATACTATGGTAGAAGATATTCATTTCAGAAGTGATACCATGTCTTCTTTTCATATTGGATACAAGGCGTTAGCGGTAAATATAAGTGATATTGCTGCAATGGGAGGTATCCCGTTATTTTATTTAGTTTCTATTGCTATTCCTAAAAAATGGGATGAAAAAGAACTGTTTGACTTATATGAAGGTATGAAAAAGCTCGCGGTTCAGTATGAAATGGATTTAATTGGTGGAGATACTGTTTCTACGAACGATAAACTTGTTATTTCGGTAACCGTTATTGGCAAAGTTGAAAAAGGGCGACGTTTACTTCGGAATAAGGCAAAACCTGGTGACGTTGTTTTTATAACAGGTCATGTTGGTTCATCGGCAGCTGGATTACATTTTTTGTTTCAAAAAACGCGTGATGGTCTATTTACAGTAGCTGAGAAAGAGTTGCTACAAGCTCACCAAATGCCCGAACCACAAGTGAAAGCGGGCCGTGTTTTAGCACGTTCTAATTGTAGACTCTCTTTAAATGATATAAGTGATGGCTTAGCGAGTGAAGCCAATGAAATAGCAGAAGCAAGTGGTGTATCATTGGTTATTGAAAAAAATAAAATTCCAATGAGTCCATTTATTGATGCTGTGCCTATAGAAAAGCACTTAGAATGGGCTCTATTTGGTGGCGAAGACTTTCAACTTATTGGTACGATAGCAGAAGTAGAATGGGTGAAAGTACAGAAGCAGCTAATAGATGAAGGCATTACAGCAAGTGTAGTTGGAAAAGTCATCGAAGGTAAACCACAAGTCTTTTTACAAACAGATGAAAATTTGGTTGAATTAAAGAAGGAAGGCTACAATCATTTCAAGTAG
- a CDS encoding trans-sulfuration enzyme family protein, translating to MAQRFDTKTVHFQAKDVSRNMSKAQPIYQTSAFTFKDLEDMESFYKGDKEYLYSRFGNPNTDDLGKGVAAIEEAEDGVATSSGMSAILAGILAVVKPGEHVIASEDLYGGTYQLLAVELLNLGVEVSFVSFEDKEEIRTAIQSTTKLIYTESVTNPLLRVENLKMVQELAKEFGLITMIDNTFATPFLLQPTKFGADLVIHSATKYIGGHSDVTAGVLVGKKELIEKARVKVVSLGCNLSPFEAWLACRGLKTLSIRMDRQSKNAHSLANALKTNENVTKVYYPTELSSKGNGAMVSIELNSILNIEKFFASLDWVKIAPTLAGVETTVSYPIRTSHRTIPNQIREKLGITNGLVRISVGIEDELDIIETFEAAIRSAK from the coding sequence ATGGCACAACGATTTGATACAAAGACGGTACACTTTCAAGCAAAAGATGTATCTAGAAATATGAGTAAAGCTCAACCAATTTATCAAACATCAGCATTTACTTTTAAGGATCTAGAAGATATGGAAAGCTTTTATAAAGGGGATAAAGAATATCTTTATTCAAGATTTGGAAACCCCAATACTGATGATTTAGGAAAAGGTGTAGCTGCTATAGAAGAAGCTGAGGATGGGGTAGCAACGTCGTCAGGAATGTCTGCGATTCTCGCAGGAATATTAGCAGTAGTAAAACCAGGGGAACATGTTATTGCATCTGAGGATCTATATGGTGGGACGTACCAACTATTAGCAGTCGAATTACTTAACCTTGGAGTTGAGGTTAGTTTTGTTTCTTTTGAAGATAAAGAAGAGATTAGAACTGCTATACAATCTACAACCAAGTTAATATATACTGAATCGGTAACAAATCCGCTATTAAGGGTAGAAAATTTAAAAATGGTACAGGAATTGGCAAAGGAGTTTGGACTGATCACCATGATAGATAACACATTTGCTACACCATTTCTTTTACAACCAACTAAATTTGGAGCAGATCTCGTGATCCATAGTGCAACCAAGTATATTGGAGGGCATAGTGATGTGACTGCTGGAGTACTAGTTGGCAAAAAGGAATTGATTGAAAAGGCCAGAGTAAAAGTTGTAAGTTTAGGGTGTAATTTAAGCCCATTTGAAGCGTGGCTAGCATGTCGTGGTTTAAAGACTCTTAGTATACGTATGGACAGACAATCTAAAAATGCTCATTCCTTAGCAAATGCGTTAAAGACAAATGAAAATGTAACAAAAGTGTATTACCCTACTGAGTTATCTTCAAAAGGAAATGGTGCGATGGTGTCCATTGAGTTAAATTCGATCCTAAATATTGAAAAGTTCTTCGCATCTTTAGACTGGGTTAAAATTGCACCAACATTGGCAGGAGTAGAAACAACAGTCTCTTATCCAATTCGTACTTCACATCGAACTATACCTAATCAAATACGAGAGAAGCTTGGTATTACAAATGGGCTTGTTCGTATTTCAGTGGGAATTGAAGACGAACTCGATATTATAGAAACATTTGAAGCGGCAATTAGAAGCGCAAAGTAA
- a CDS encoding DUF6407 family protein: MEYTNQGTIEYLHLHSMAEENLLSKVVTHAINDEINLTIEDHIIRRH; the protein is encoded by the coding sequence ATTGAGTATACTAATCAAGGGACGATCGAATATCTGCACTTACACTCGATGGCAGAAGAGAACCTTCTATCAAAAGTAGTAACACATGCTATTAACGATGAAATCAATTTGACAATAGAAGATCATATTATTAGAAGACATTAA
- a CDS encoding cell wall hydrolase, which yields MAVIKASSNDKRLLARLIRAEAEGEGELGMLLVANVCVNRVRVRCLDFADINSVERMVWQSPGGFEAVHKGYFYQRARESEIRLAERIINGERHRPAENALWFFRPDGPCPAQWWGQWNSGRYKLHCFYAPVESECPNVYRVF from the coding sequence TTGGCTGTTATCAAAGCTTCATCCAATGATAAGCGATTACTAGCAAGGTTGATAAGAGCGGAAGCTGAAGGCGAAGGGGAACTTGGGATGTTGTTAGTAGCAAATGTTTGTGTCAACCGTGTCCGTGTTCGTTGTCTAGATTTCGCAGATATCAATTCGGTAGAACGAATGGTTTGGCAATCACCAGGTGGATTTGAGGCAGTTCATAAGGGTTACTTTTATCAGAGGGCTAGAGAAAGTGAAATAAGGTTAGCGGAACGGATTATTAATGGTGAAAGACATCGACCCGCTGAAAATGCCTTATGGTTTTTTAGACCTGACGGACCATGTCCTGCGCAATGGTGGGGACAATGGAATTCAGGCCGTTATAAGTTACATTGTTTTTATGCTCCAGTCGAATCCGAATGTCCCAATGTTTATCGAGTTTTCTAG
- a CDS encoding CBO0543 family protein, whose product MALWFTCCRKKLISYPSRLFFKKANRASFTFEYFVYPGLCSLFNLYYPEKRNDFVKLLYYCFYTSIITFFEIFAVKYTKVIKYKKIRTTHIRMSNMCSPFIFL is encoded by the coding sequence GTGGCTTTGTGGTTTACTTGTTGTAGAAAAAAATTGATTTCTTATCCTTCTCGTCTATTTTTCAAAAAGGCTAATAGGGCTAGTTTTACTTTTGAATATTTTGTTTATCCCGGGTTATGCTCATTATTCAATTTGTATTACCCTGAAAAAAGAAATGATTTTGTTAAACTCTTGTATTATTGTTTTTATACTTCCATTATTACTTTTTTTGAAATTTTTGCTGTAAAATACACTAAAGTAATTAAATATAAAAAAATTAGGACTACACATATTCGAATGTCTAATATGTGTAGTCCATTTATTTTCCTATAA